Below is a genomic region from Flavobacterium ginsengisoli.
ATCCAAATGCTGATACTTCAAAAGAAGATTCGAATTCGTTCAATACACTTTCGACACCAACAGGCGGACAATATAATATTGTTTTGGCAGACGGAACAAAAGTATTTTTGAATGCAGTTTCTTCTATCAAATACCCAACTCAATTTAACGGAAATCAAAGAATTGTTGAATTGGAAGGGGAAGCTTATTTTGAAGTTGCTAAAAATAAAAACAAACCTTTCTTAGTAAAATCTGATAATCAAACAATCGAGGTTTTAGGAACGCATTTTAATGTTCATGCTTATAATAATGAATCTGTTGTAAAAACGACTTTGTTGGAAGGAAGTGTTGCGGTTTCGTCTAAAAATCAGAAAGCAATTTTAAAACCAGGCCAGCAGTCAAATGTATCAGACGGTTCTAATAAGATTGCTGTTAAAGAAGTTGATACGGAAGCGGCAATCGCTTGGAAAAATGGCCGATTTAAATTTGATAATGCTGATTTAAAATCGGTAATGAAACAGCTGGAACGCTGGTACGGTATTAAAGTAGAATATCGCGGCGATGTTTCTGATGTGAGATTTAACGGAGGTACTTTTAGAAATAAAAATTTGTCTGAAGTATTAAAAGTACTTGAGCTTAGTAATATAAAATTTAAGGTTGAAGGAAAGACGATTATTGTGTATCCGTAAGATCTTATTTAACCGATTATATTGAGTCTATAAACTAAAAAACCAGAGGCAGTTGCGATGCTTCTGGTTGTTTAAAAAGTTTATAGCCAATATAAGTGTCCACCTATTGTTTAACTATAACCAATGTAAATGTATGAAATTAAATTTACAACCAAAAAAACCTTACAAAAAACTTAAAAAAAGATTCCCAAAGTTCATTTTTCTGCTCATTTATGGGCGCTATGCACTGTTTTTATGGTGTTGTGCAGTTTTACTGGACAAGCACAAAGTGTTACCATAAACTTTAAAGATACTCCTTTAGAAAAAGTGCTAAAAGAAGTGGCTAAACAAGCTAATTTCGAAGTTTTTTATACTCAAAAATTGCTTAAAGATTCGAAACCAGTTAGCATTAGTGTTAAGAGTGCGAATGTAAATGAGGTTTTAAATCAGATCTTTAAAAATCAAAATGTAAAATATACAATTACCAACCAAACTATCGTGGTAACGGCTCCAAAAACCGAAGAGCGGGGAAACGGATTGATAGATATACGAGGCAAGGTAGTAAATAATAGAAACGAGCCTTTTCCTGGTGTATCTGTAACCATTTGGGGAACTAATCGAGTTAGTGTAACTGATTTTGACGGTAGCTTTTATTTTGAAAAAGTGCCATCAAATGGAGTTTTGGATTGTACAGGATTAACAATTGAAAAAAAATCTTTTGGCATTAATGACCGAACAGAACTTACTCTTGTTGTCGAAGACAAAGTTGTCGCTATGAAGGAAGTTGTGGTAACTGGTTTTCAGACTATTGCAAGAAGCAATTTTACAGGTGCAATTGCTAAAGTGGATGAAAAAGTTTTAAACGAAAACATTAATGCCAATTTATCAAGCGCTCTTGAAGGCCGTGTGGCTGGTTTAATGTTTCAAAAAAATCCAAGTGGGTCGGCGGCAGACAAACCAATATTAAGAGGTATGGGAACTTTTTCTGACCAAGTTGGATATAGTCCGCTTTTAGTCATAGATGGTCTTCCAACGGAGTTGACTTTAGACGATATTAATCCTTATGATATCGAAAGTGTAGATGTTCTTAAAGATGCGGCGGCAGCATCTATTTATGGCTCTAGGGCTGCAAACGGTATTATCGTTTTAACTACCAAAAAAGGAAATGGTAGGCTGAAAGTAAGTATTAATTCTGATTTCTTTATTGCTGAAAAACCTAATTTAAGGGATATGAATTATGCTTCTACAAGCGATTTAATTGATTATGAGCAAGCGGTTTATAATAGAGAAAGAGCAAGATATGCTGATACAGCAACTATGTTCAACAGTTATGGCGATATTGGAAGTAGCAGTATGAAATATTACAGTCCGCTTTATCAGCTAAATAGAGATTTAGAAGAAGGCGTAATCAACAATGCTGATTATAATAGTACAATTGCGCAATGGAGAAAAAACGATTACAATAAAGATTACCGCAATAATGTTTGGCAGAACGAATTTAGACAACGTTACAATATTGCTTTTTCTGGAAGCACAACGAGACAGAATACGTATGTGTCACTTAATTACGACGAATCAAAAAATCGTATAAAGTATAATAATAGCCGTGCATTTAATCTTTATGCAAAAAGCAGTTTTCAGTTAAATAACTGGCTGAATGCTACATTTGGAGTAAACGGAACGTACAGTAACGATGATGTAACCGATTCTAGTTACAATAATTACGATATTCAAAAAAGATACGAGCGTATTACAGATGATAACGGAGCTCTTGTAATGTCACCATTTGTTGGTATTAATGACGGTTTTACTTCGGGTAGTGTAATTAATCCTTATGTGGCTAGAAAAATTGGAGCTTTAAGCGGTTTCAAATCAACAGAATTTAATGTTTTAGATGCGCTTAAAGAAGGGATTGAACAGCAAAATTCATTAAGCTTAAGAACTTTTGCTAATGTAAAAGCAAAATTATATAAAGGATTAAGCTTTAACACTCAATTTCAGTACGAAGTACGACGAAATGATAATGAGCAATATTATGATATTGACTCTTACAAAATGCGTTATGCAATTAACTCTTTAACAGGATACAATCCAACAACAAATTCCTATACATATGTAGATGGTTTTTCATCAGGAGGCCGATACAAACAATCAAGCAGTCAAGCGAGTAATTATTCGTTTAGAAATCAATTAGATTTTAATCAGGATTTTGCAGATGGAAAACATTCTATTAATGCATTAGCTGGTTTTGAAATGCGCGAAACTTTTGTACCAAGAACAATTGAGCAATTAAGATACGGTTATGATCCTGTAACACTTAGTTCTGCGGTACTTAATAATTTAGCGTTAAGCCAAACTGGTGTTGCGAGTTATATTTATGGAAGTAACCGTACGCTAGCGGCTTTAGGAAGAACACAGACTGAAATTTTACATCGATATTTTTCAGTTTTTAGCACAGCAAGTTATACTTATTTATCTAAATATAATGTTACAGGAAGCTACCGTGTTGATAGAGCCGATTTGTTTGGAGTAGATCCAAAGTATAAAAATCGTCCATTATGGTCTGTAGGTTTAGGATGGAATATCAGTAATGAAGATTTCATGAAAGAGACAAAATGGGTAAGCATGCTAAAATTAAGAGCTACTTATGGTATTAACGGAAATATTGATCAAAGTACAACTCCATATATTACAGCAACAAGAAGAAATGATAACTTATATCAATCTTTACAATATACCAATATTACAGCACAGCCTAACCCAATGTTAAGATGGGAAAAAACGCAAAGCACCAATTTGGGTGTTGATTACAGTTTATTCCGTGCAAAGTTAAATGGTAGTATTGATGTGTATCGTAAATACAGCAGTGATTTGTTAGCAACAACAGATCTAGATCCGACAGTTGGAGCTTTGTCAAGAAGAATAAATGCTGGAGCATTGTTAAACAAAGGAGTAGAACTAAGTGTAGGATCTGAGTGGTACAATACAGGTGATTTACGTATTTCTTCTAACTTAATTTTTGCTTTCAACGAAACAACGGTTAAAAAAGTTACAAGAGCTCAATCTACAGCTTCTGTTTATGTGTCTTCGCCAGCAAATTACTTTTTAGAAAATGAAGCATATAATAGTTTATATGCTTACAAATATGGAGGAACTGTTAATGGATATCCTTATGTTTTGGATGAAAATGGAAATCCGTCAATTACTTTTGATGATAATGGAAACCCAATTTCGACTTCAGTAAAAACAGTTACAAACCCAGATGCTTTGGTTAACATGGGAACTTTGATGCCAAAATATACGGGATCGATTTCTCAACGTTTTTCATACAAACAATTTGATTTGAATTTCTTGTTTGTTTTCTCTGGAGGAAACGTAATGCGCAAAGAAACTCTTGATATGGGTTCTGATTTAGTGAACCTTTCAGGAATTGCAGATCGTTATACAGATACAAACAGAAATGGAAACACTCGTTTGTATGTAGATTTTGACGAAAGTATGAGAAACTACGCAACAACTATAAGCAGTCAGTGGAGAAATTCAAGTGCAAATGTTGTAGACGGTGATTACATAAAACTTAGAAATATATCATTAGGGTATAATTTGCCAAAAGCTTTTGCAAACAAAATTAAAATGGCATCGGCAAAGTTTACTTTTCAAGTAAATAATCTTTGGTATTGGAGTGCTTGCGGAAATCATATTGATCCAGAAGTTTATAGTGCAAACTCTGCTACACGTAATTTACCGTTACCAAGAACTTATTTACTTGGTTTTAATCTTACTCTTTAAAATAATGAAAAAGATATATATAACACTAATAACGCTAGTGATGTTAACAGCATCATCATGCGAAGAATACACAGATGTTACACCAAAAGGAGCTTTGGTGGTAGAAACGCCAGAACAATTTCTTGAATTGGTGTCGCTGCCAAACAGAGGTTACCCGATCAATAACTTTCAGTATTTGTCAGATGATCAATGGATGCGTGAAGCCAATGTAATCGGAAGAACGCCAAACATCGATATCATTAATTTTACTTTTGACGAAAGCGTAGACCGAGTTTCTTTAATGACTGGTTCAAGTTTTTATAATCAAGCTTATACCTATATCAACCGATGGAATACAATTATTTCTTTAGTAGATAACAGTAAAGGAGATGAAAGCGTAAAGAGATTAGCCAAAGCTGAAGCTAAAATTTACAGAGCTTATGATCACTTTTTATTGGTAAATACTTATGCAAAAGGTTATGACCCGCAGACTGCTGCAACTGATGGAGGAATTTGCATCATGGATAAATTTGATCTAGAAGCACAGCCAGCAAAAGCTACTGTTGCTCAGGTTTACAATTTTATTCAGAAAGATATAGAAGATGCATTGCCATATCTTCAAGAAAAACCAACAGATGTTTATCATCCGTCACTTGCATTTGCTTATGCTTTTAAAGCGAAAGTGCATTTGTTTAAACGTGAAATCGCAGAGGCAGAATCGGCAGCGCAAAAATCGTTGAGCTATAACAATCAGATTTTTGATATGGTAGCATATAATACAAAAGGCGGACCTACGGCACTTGCTGTACCAGCTGCAGATAACGTTGAGGTTTTGAGTTATATGTACATGACAGGTTATAATGAAATGAATTTTGCTCAGAGTTATATTATTAGTCCTGAACTGCGAAATTTATTCGGAACAAACGATGCTCGTTTTAATTTGTTCTTCAATTCTACAAGTACAACCAATTTAGATCAAGGTTCGAATACAGCGTACTGGGCAACTCAATATACGAGATTCTTTTACCCAACAGTTGGAATGAAAACAACAGAAGTATATTTAATTCTTGCTGAATGTTATGCGAGAGAAAATAGACTTAGCGAATCGGTAGATGTTTTAAATACATTAAGAGCAAAACGTATTTTATCAGGTACAATAAACTTAGAGGTTCCTGCTACAAGAAAAGAAATAATGGAACTTGTAATTAACGAAAGAAGAAAAGAATTGCTTTTAGGTTTTAATAGATTTTTTGATTTAAAAAGACTGAATACAGAATCTGAATATGCAAAGACAGTTACGAGAGTATTTCCAATTGTAAACAAAACAGTTCCGCAGAAAACATATACTTTACAGCCTAATTCAAGACTATACATTGTTCCGTTCCCTTTATCGGCATTGACAAAAAATCCAAAACTTACTTTAAATACAGACGAAAAAGTTCCGTTTTAATTCCAATGAAAAAGATAATTATTTCCCTAATCATGCTGTCGGTTTGGCAGACATGGTTTTGCCCAGACTCCAGAAAAAAAAGCCGATAGTACCAGCACACAGCCAAAAGGCATGCAGGCTTATAATAAAGTAATTACAGATAAGGCTAAAAACAAATCAGGTCTTTTTACTGTTAGCCAAGTTGATGCTAAATATTACTTTCAGATTCCTGACAGTTTATTTAATCGATACATGTTGGTTGTAACAAGATATCTTTCTACGCCTGAAGGTTTTGGAAGTTTTGGTGGAGAAAAAACGAACGAACAGACAATCTATTTTGAAAAAGGTTCGAATAATACAGTCTATTTAAGATCGCTTCAATACAGACAAGATGTTCGTTCTGCCGATTCTATGCTGGCAAAAGCATTAGAAGGAAGCAACGAAAATCCGATTGTGGCTGCATTTCCAATCAAAACAACCAATCCAGACACAAAAGATGTAGTTATTGAAGTAACAGACGTTTTCAAAAAAGATAACGCGATGTTTTCTATCGGAAATCAGGACAAAACAGAGAAAAAATTAAGTTCTCTTGCTGATGATAAATCTTTTGTTGAAAGTATAGATACATATCCCATTAATATTGAAGCCAAAACAACAAAAACCTACACGAGTTCTACTGCAAGTAGCGGAAGCATCACATTACGATTAAACACTTCTATTGTACTGCTTCCGAAAACGCCAATGCGAAAACGTTTCTTTGATGAAAGGGTAGGTTATTTTGCTAATAAATATGTTTTGTTTGATGATGATGAACAGCGCGCTCAAAAGAAATTTATTGTTCAACGCTACCGTTTAGAGCCAAAAGACAAAGACATTAAAAAGTACTTGAGAGGCGAATTGGTAGAACCCAAAAAACAAATTGTTTATTATATCGATCCAGCAACGCCAAAAAAATGGAGGCCTTATTTAATTGCAGGTATCAACGATTGGCAGAAAGCTTTTGAAGCGGCAGGATTTAAAAATGCTATTGTAGGTAAAGAATGGCCAGAAGATGATAAAACCATGAGTTTGGAAGATGCAAGATATTCTGTAGTACGATATTTAGCTTCTGAAACACCAAATGCTTACGGACCAAGAATTAGTGATCCAAGAAGTGGTGAAATTATGGAAAGCCACGTTGGCTGGTATCATAATGTAATGAAATTGGTTCAAAGATGGTACATGATTCAAGCCGGGCCTTTAGATCCAAGAGCAAGAAAAATGCATCTGGATGATGAATTGATGGGACAATTAATTCGTTTTGTTTCTTCTCACGAAATTGGGCATACGATTGGTTTGCGTCATAATATGGGAGCGAGCAGTGCAACTCCAGTAGAAAAACTTCGCGATAAAAAATGGGTCGAAGAAAATGGACACACTGTTTCTATTATGGATTATGCCCGTTTTAATTATGTAGCACAGCCAGAAGATAATATTAGTCCAAAAGGCCTTTATCCGCGTATTGGGAGTTATGATAAATGGGCTGTTGAATGGGGGTATAAATATTATACAAACACTAAAGACGAATTTGAAGAAGAAAAATTATTGGCCAAATTAACAACCGATAGTTTAACAGCAAATCCGAAATTATGGTTTGGAGGAGAAGGTAAAGACGAAGATCCGCGTAGTCAATCTGAAGATCTTGGAGACGATGCGGTACTTGCGAGCGATTACGGAATTAAAAACTTAAAGCGTGTTGTGCCTCATCTTATCGAATGGACCTATCAGCCAAACGATCCGTACGATAATTTAGCAGACATGCACAAAGCAGTAGTAAGACAATACGGATTGTATTTGTATCATGTTCTAAAATATATCGGAAACAACTATATCACAAAAAGAACAGTAGATGAAAAAGGAGTAGTTTATAAACCAGTTCCTAAAGCAAAAGTAAAAGCGGCAATAGATTATTTAGGAAGACAATTGTTTGTTTCACCGCTTTGGATGTATCCGCAAGAAATTGATGATCTTATTGCTTTAAAGAGAGAAGACCAAATTTCAGATCAGCAGAATCAAGTGTTGAATATGTTGTTGAGCTCTGGAATGCTTTATAATATTAGTTTGAAGTCGATGCAATCTGAAGGAGCTTATACAGTTCCTGAGTTTTTAAACGATGTACAGCAAATCGTTTGGGTGAAATTTAGCGGAGACGAAAAACAAGATTATTACAGAAGAAGTTTTCAGCGAGGCTATATTGAAAAGTTAGGAATGCTTTTATTGCCAAAAGAACTAGAGCCTGGCAAAGCTTCGAATACGGCACAACGCAGTGATGTGAGATTGTATGGAAAACAGCATCTTTTAAAGTTAAAAACAGATATCACGAAATTGATGAGTGCTTCAACAGGAATCAACAAAGACCACTACGAAAGCATCTTAATAGAAATAGATAAAATCATTACCAAATTAGATAAACCTACATCATGAAAAATTTATTAGTTATAATATTTGTTTTCTTTAGCTTTTTAGCACAAGCACAACTAACTTCAAAAGAAGAAGTAACTCCTGAGTTGGTTGCAAAACGTGAAGCAGAGAAAAAAGAAATTACAAAAAGCTATTTAGCTTTAAAAAATAGCTTTTTGACATCTGATAGTTTAGCAGTTGTTAAAAATGCAGAAGCTTTAAAAAGCTCTTTAAAAAATTTCAAGTTTAAGAAATTAAGCTTAGAAAATATGAATGCAGACCACCACTTCAAGAAGAGAAATTATTGAATTGGCAACAGCATTAACAGCAACAAAAAACATCAATAAACAGCGCAAGATTTTTGAAACGCTTTCAGTAAAATATTGGGATCAGGTTTCAAAATTTAAACCTGCAGATGAGACATTATATTTACAAGTTTGCCCAATGACTGGAGCAGTTTGGACAAGTGATAGTAAGGAAATCAAAAATCCGTACTATCCTAAAAATATGCTGACTTGCGGCGAAGTGAAAGCAAGTTTGTAGTTTTTTTAATTTTGAATTAGTTTGATAAATGCGGTCTCTTAAGGAGCCGTATTTGTCGTTTCTGAAATACACAGCTTTTGTGACCAAATTTTAGATTATAAATAAAAAAGCCTTTTCTAGAAATTTTAGAAAAGGCTTTTTTTATAATTTTTTTAGATGATTATTTATTGTTTAATAATTTTTCCAGAGCTTTAATTTATTCCTTTTAAAGCTTCAATTGAAATTCTCATTGAATTTGAGATTTGTTTGAGCTCTTGAATATCAAAAATAAAAACATCTTGCAAATATTCTTTTTTGTCAGGTATAAAGAATGAATAGTTTTTTATATGTAAGTTTTTCAGATAAATAATATATATCATTTTTTAAATAAAATGGTTTCCTAAGAAAAAAAAGCTAACTTTATAATGTTGAAAGGGAGCTGATTACTAAAATTAAAGATTGCACTTTTGAATATTTTTAATTTTAAATGCAAATAAATACTCCTTCAATAATAGAGCTGTGATACTTTTAAGTTCCCCAGATTAAAAGTGTGGATTTATGCAGTTACTCCAAGTTTAAAATAATAATGTTTAGTTATATATGTAAATGAATATTTAAAAATTAAATTAAGAGCAATGTTATGAAGATACAACTTTTAAAAGCCAAGTTTTATTTAATTCTCTTTTCAGTTGCTCTTATTAGTTTGGAGGTAAATGCCCAAACAGCATCGCTTGAATATTGTTTTAATGCCGCAAAACAAAATAATATTTCGCTCAAGCAAGCCAAATCGGGCTTAAAAACAGTAGAATATAATCTTCAGGCTGAAAAGAACAGTTATTTTCCAAAAGTAGATCTTTTATCCAGCTATACTTATTTAAGCAGTCCTTTAACAATTAATCTGCAGTCAGTTAAAGACGGAATTGTAGAAGGGTCATCAAAGCAGAGTGTCAATACGGCCAATCAGATATATAATGAAATCACTGGAGGTAATTTATCGCAAGCCGCGCAGGATCGAATTTATAATACTTCGAAAACTATAATCGGAGGCATTTATCCTAATTATAATCCGTCTTTAAGCGAACAGTCTTATTTTTTGGCAGGTGTGGGAGTGAGGCAACCTCTTTATTTAGGAAATAAATTAAACTCTTCTGTAGATCTTGCTCAGTCTGTCGTTACTTCGGCTGGACTTAATGTCGAAGCTGTAGATAAAGAAGTAACTTTCTTAATAACACTTCAATATTTAAGAATACTGTATCTTAATTCTTTAATGCAGAAACAGCAAATGATTATTACGGCTTTAGATAAAAATAAAACCTATGCCGAAGAGTCTGTAAAAAATGAAATTCTGCCTCCATATCAAAAAAATTGGACGAATGTAGTTTTAATTCAAGCAAAAAGTCAATTTAACTCCATCGAGAATGATAAAAAAAATGCACAAATTGAATTGAACAAATTGATGGGAGCCGATCTGGATCAGGTTTTGACAATTTCGGATACATTAAATTACAATAGAATTAATTTAAGCGAACCAAAGAAAGATTTTTGGCTTACCAATCCGGTTCAGCAAATGGCAGAAAACAAAATAGCATATGCTGAAACTGCTGAAAAAATAAGTAAATCTCTAGCATTGCCAAACGTTTTTGCTGTTGGAAATTTCAACCTTTATCAAAAAGATCTTCCTGTTGCCATTCCAGATTGGTTTGTTGCTTTAGAATTGCAATGGACTTTATTTAATGCCCAAACAAGTAAACGTACACAGGTTGCTAAACAACTAATCGACGAAGCTAGATTAGGAGAAGAAAATGTGAGTTTGTCTGCTTCAGGTAAAGTCTAAAGTCGCAAAAAATAAAATGGATTCTCTTGAAAAAGATGTTGAAGCACTAGAAGCAGCGCGAAAAGAAGCTCGTACTACTAGTACCTTGATAACACAAAGAATGAACAATCAAATGTCATCGCCAAAAGATGTTAATGATGCTCTGCTAGTTGAAACAGAGATAGAAAAAGTATACTATACGGCTGTTTTTGGGTATTATGTGGCACTTGCAGAATATTTAAATAGTATAGGAGAACCAACAAGAATCACTCAATTTATTAAATAGATGAAAGATATTTTTAAAAATTATTGGGCGTCGCTAATTCCGATTTTGGTAGTTGTTATAGCATTGATCTTTTTTCTTAAAGGAAATAATGATTCAGAAAATAACTTTATTGGAATGGTTGATGCATCAAGTGTCGATGTTGCGGCCGAGTTTCGGGCAGACTCGATTCCTTATTGGTAAAACAAGGTGATACGGTGCACACAGGCCAATTGGTTGCTATACTTCGTTCAAACGAAATCAATGCGATAAAGGCACAAGCATTGGCAGCAATTGATGCTGCAAAAGGACAGCAGGAATTGCTTACTCAAGGTGCAAGACCAGAACTTATTGAAGCGACTTCAAAGCTATATCAAATAAGTGAGGAGCAATACAAATTGTTTAGCACTACTTACGATAGAATGGAACGTTTGTATAATGCTGATGTAATATCGGGTCAAGAAAAAGATGTCTTTTATTTTAAATTTCAGGCGGCAAAAAAAGAAATGGAAACCGCAAAATTAAACCTGAAAATGCTAAAAGACGGTGCAAGACCAGAATTATTAAAAACGGCAAATGCAATTGTAAAACAAGCCGAAGAGGCATACGAACTAACAAAAGCGCTTGGCGATAATACTAGAGTGTTGGCTCCGGCAGATGGTGTGATCTCGAGTATGGTTACCCATCAGGGAGAAATTGTTTCTATTGGTTATCCTATGATGACTATTGAAAAGAAAAATTCGACGGTAATAAAATTTAATATCAGGCAAGACAAAGCAAATCTCCTTAAAGTGGGGACTAAAGCTTCTGTAAAAGTTCCTGGCTGCGATCCTGAAGTTTTTGATGTCTTAGTTAGTTCTATTGCTCCAACATTAGAATTTGCCAATTGGGTGCCTTCTAAAGATAAAGGCGAGTTTGAACTCAGAACATTTACAATTGAGTTTAGACCTGAAAAATTAGCGGAAATAAAAGGATTACGTTCAGGTATGACGGCTTCACTAATTCTACCTTGATGAACAGCGTAATAAATATAATGATTAGAGAATGGAAGCGCATTCTAAATTTGAAGGTGTTTTACCTTGTTATGTTAGTTGTTCCAGCTGTATTATTTACATTTTATGCTTTTATATATCAAAAACAAGAAGCCAAACACTTAGCTTTTGCCATTTGGGATGATGATCAAAGCGCCATAAGTAGACAACTTACTTTTTTATTAGAACAAAAAGAATCCCTAAATATTACGCGTCGCGTTTACAGTGAAGAAGAGGTTAAAAGATTAATTAACGAAGGCAAAATTTTAGGGGCTGTTCATTTTCCAGCAAATCTTCAAAAAAATATTTATAGCAGGCATCCAAGCACTGTGACTTTATATACGAATGCCGCTTCTCTGGTTCCTGCAAAAATGATTTACAAAGCTGTGGCAGAAGTTATAATTACAGGTAGTACAGGAGTAGTTTTACAAAAACTTGTAAAAACAGGAATGAAAGCAGATCAAGCCATGGCACTTGCTAATCCGATAAAACTAAATGCTTATCAGCTTTATAATGCTACTTATAATTATCAGGAGTATTTAGTCCCTGGATTAATTACAGTAAGTATGCAGATGATTTTGATTATAAGTTGTATGCTGGCATTAAATTATGAATGGAAAACCGAAACCATGGAGGAGTTGTATCATTGTTCAAATGGCTCTGTTATCAATGTAATTGTAGGAAAAACAATTGCTCATCTTGTAGTAAGCTGGATTAATTTTATTTTGATTGCTTTTGTAGTATTTCCTTATTTCGATATTGGAGTTCCTAGTGCAACAGGAAAGTTTTTTGTTATTTACACTTTTCTGTCTTTGGCTTGTATAGGAATCGGAATGTTTATCTCTGCATTATTCAAAGATGTAATGCTGTCTGGAGATGTTGCTTTGTTTTATACTTCTCCAGCTTTTGTATTCAGCGGTTTTACATTTCCGCGTTGGGCAATGCCGTGGTACGATCAATATTATGCGCTTATAATGCCATATACCGCATTTTTAGACGGATTTTTTAAACTGTATTATATGAATCTGCCTTTAAAATATGCCCAAGGAGATTTAATCAAACTCCTAATTTTTTGTGCCGTAATGTTTCCAACAGCAATTTTATTGTTTCGACGTCAATTTAATTTAGTTTTCGATGAAAAAAAAGAAGCAAAACTCATTGATTAGTCTCTTTTTTAGAGAAGTTTCATTAATAGGAAAAGATCATAGTCTGCTTCTTACGCTTCTTATTGCGCCTTTATTGTATGCTTTTTTTTATGGAAGTATCTATATCAATAAAGAAGAATTTGAAGTAAAACTTGGAGTTGTAGACGACGATCATTCCAGATTATCACGCTTGCTTCAGCAAAATATTGATAACTCTCCGATAGTGCAATTAATTCATTTTTCTAATTTAAAAGATGCCGAAGAACAAATGTATCAGGGAAATTGTCAAGGCTATTTTTATATTCCTGAAGGAACAGAAACGAATTTATTAAGTTTAAAACAAAGTAACGTAGTTCTAGCAGTAAATGCTTCACGTTTTTTGCCTTCGAGTGATTTGCTAATGAGCGTGCGACAAATTTGTCTGACAATAGGCGCAGGTGTAAGACTTCAATATTTTCAGAAAAGCGAAGGAATGAGCACAGCCGTCGCG
It encodes:
- a CDS encoding zinc-dependent metalloprotease is translated as MQAYNKVITDKAKNKSGLFTVSQVDAKYYFQIPDSLFNRYMLVVTRYLSTPEGFGSFGGEKTNEQTIYFEKGSNNTVYLRSLQYRQDVRSADSMLAKALEGSNENPIVAAFPIKTTNPDTKDVVIEVTDVFKKDNAMFSIGNQDKTEKKLSSLADDKSFVESIDTYPINIEAKTTKTYTSSTASSGSITLRLNTSIVLLPKTPMRKRFFDERVGYFANKYVLFDDDEQRAQKKFIVQRYRLEPKDKDIKKYLRGELVEPKKQIVYYIDPATPKKWRPYLIAGINDWQKAFEAAGFKNAIVGKEWPEDDKTMSLEDARYSVVRYLASETPNAYGPRISDPRSGEIMESHVGWYHNVMKLVQRWYMIQAGPLDPRARKMHLDDELMGQLIRFVSSHEIGHTIGLRHNMGASSATPVEKLRDKKWVEENGHTVSIMDYARFNYVAQPEDNISPKGLYPRIGSYDKWAVEWGYKYYTNTKDEFEEEKLLAKLTTDSLTANPKLWFGGEGKDEDPRSQSEDLGDDAVLASDYGIKNLKRVVPHLIEWTYQPNDPYDNLADMHKAVVRQYGLYLYHVLKYIGNNYITKRTVDEKGVVYKPVPKAKVKAAIDYLGRQLFVSPLWMYPQEIDDLIALKREDQISDQQNQVLNMLLSSGMLYNISLKSMQSEGAYTVPEFLNDVQQIVWVKFSGDEKQDYYRRSFQRGYIEKLGMLLLPKELEPGKASNTAQRSDVRLYGKQHLLKLKTDITKLMSASTGINKDHYESILIEIDKIITKLDKPTS
- a CDS encoding TolC family protein, with the protein product MKIQLLKAKFYLILFSVALISLEVNAQTASLEYCFNAAKQNNISLKQAKSGLKTVEYNLQAEKNSYFPKVDLLSSYTYLSSPLTINLQSVKDGIVEGSSKQSVNTANQIYNEITGGNLSQAAQDRIYNTSKTIIGGIYPNYNPSLSEQSYFLAGVGVRQPLYLGNKLNSSVDLAQSVVTSAGLNVEAVDKEVTFLITLQYLRILYLNSLMQKQQMIITALDKNKTYAEESVKNEILPPYQKNWTNVVLIQAKSQFNSIENDKKNAQIELNKLMGADLDQVLTISDTLNYNRINLSEPKKDFWLTNPVQQMAENKIAYAETAEKISKSLALPNVFAVGNFNLYQKDLPVAIPDWFVALELQWTLFNAQTSKRTQVAKQLIDEARLGEENVSLSASGKV
- a CDS encoding HlyD family secretion protein, yielding MVKQGDTVHTGQLVAILRSNEINAIKAQALAAIDAAKGQQELLTQGARPELIEATSKLYQISEEQYKLFSTTYDRMERLYNADVISGQEKDVFYFKFQAAKKEMETAKLNLKMLKDGARPELLKTANAIVKQAEEAYELTKALGDNTRVLAPADGVISSMVTHQGEIVSIGYPMMTIEKKNSTVIKFNIRQDKANLLKVGTKASVKVPGCDPEVFDVLVSSIAPTLEFANWVPSKDKGEFELRTFTIEFRPEKLAEIKGLRSGMTASLILP
- a CDS encoding ABC transporter permease, whose product is MFYLVMLVVPAVLFTFYAFIYQKQEAKHLAFAIWDDDQSAISRQLTFLLEQKESLNITRRVYSEEEVKRLINEGKILGAVHFPANLQKNIYSRHPSTVTLYTNAASLVPAKMIYKAVAEVIITGSTGVVLQKLVKTGMKADQAMALANPIKLNAYQLYNATYNYQEYLVPGLITVSMQMILIISCMLALNYEWKTETMEELYHCSNGSVINVIVGKTIAHLVVSWINFILIAFVVFPYFDIGVPSATGKFFVIYTFLSLACIGIGMFISALFKDVMLSGDVALFYTSPAFVFSGFTFPRWAMPWYDQYYALIMPYTAFLDGFFKLYYMNLPLKYAQGDLIKLLIFCAVMFPTAILLFRRQFNLVFDEKKEAKLID